The Thermococcus sp. genome has a segment encoding these proteins:
- a CDS encoding hydrolase, whose protein sequence is MRRRGFVFTLDAMLALVLVMIFLTSVIAVEGNSGRVYSTYARTQDKYTAENVLSVLRTTPLDNLVPADVISGWIKNGTLNTTLVTPAMSPLDIAATYWATGPIYNASRLRHDAEVILGYILNTTLRGYDYELLINNYTSPYLRRLGSNYSKAPEVSPATLVMSGYAYNQTPRGYMARAYLTKLGSKENIYVVRGGYIYAKTDYSSQAVVIKYVVPADAIPPDASVEHITWFLEPAWVGSEYDIYLNGQEIWSGNVNNNLKVSDYQSVENKLMANFHPGERNVFEVRVYKRGYDGGEDGAQYIKIKYRTSVPSTLKFPKEFHFEDVSANYGIELWKYLFVPGKLNSLNIQIAVGNVSENTPVALSFMFDKKIQIPPTSCTYDSTDYIKTCHWSNSTISSTLHNAGYNYTQISSRYTTIVVDAGGKNTYYNPRIHVIGKDSYVKADYDVGLVLTPYTIDITEPINLPYSDWTRDVTINFNVPPGVIPLWVRFQFPWLYYTNYGEPSQVITVDNSKIQATDIYRHPPNPFIYALARVGYTANTFDYQYKSLPNAIANGENTLRISLGNGYQLQPKNGDGALTYIIQAYAGYGNVFPKYIRDGCKGYNITYYWQGDSNPHHILAGDEPYCDVTAQDLLDGRSTYAVDDAIIRLFHNLGGTGTQTQPLLVELPSTVTIDFASMGNIPGLFQPIQITLRVWRDQR, encoded by the coding sequence ATGAGGAGAAGAGGCTTTGTATTCACCCTCGATGCCATGCTGGCCCTTGTACTGGTCATGATATTCCTCACAAGTGTGATCGCCGTTGAGGGGAACAGCGGCCGTGTTTACTCCACCTACGCCCGCACCCAGGATAAGTACACCGCTGAGAATGTCCTAAGCGTACTCAGAACCACACCACTAGACAACCTCGTTCCAGCGGATGTCATTTCAGGATGGATAAAGAACGGAACCCTGAACACTACCTTGGTGACCCCCGCAATGTCACCCCTTGATATAGCGGCAACCTACTGGGCAACGGGCCCGATATACAACGCGTCAAGGCTCAGGCACGACGCCGAGGTTATACTGGGGTACATACTCAACACGACCCTCAGAGGGTACGACTACGAGCTCCTTATAAACAACTACACCAGTCCGTACCTGAGACGGCTGGGCTCCAACTATTCCAAAGCACCTGAGGTATCCCCCGCAACCCTTGTGATGAGCGGCTACGCTTACAACCAAACGCCGAGGGGGTATATGGCAAGGGCGTACCTGACAAAGCTGGGAAGCAAGGAGAACATTTACGTTGTAAGGGGCGGTTACATATACGCCAAAACTGATTATTCAAGCCAAGCGGTGGTTATAAAATATGTAGTCCCGGCCGATGCCATTCCTCCAGACGCCTCAGTGGAGCACATAACCTGGTTCCTGGAACCCGCATGGGTTGGCTCGGAGTATGATATATACCTGAACGGACAGGAGATATGGAGCGGAAACGTAAACAACAACCTCAAAGTCAGCGATTACCAAAGCGTAGAGAACAAGTTAATGGCAAACTTCCACCCAGGGGAGAGAAACGTGTTTGAGGTGAGGGTTTACAAAAGGGGGTACGACGGTGGCGAGGATGGCGCCCAGTATATAAAGATAAAGTACCGCACGTCCGTCCCCTCAACCCTAAAATTCCCGAAGGAATTCCACTTTGAAGATGTAAGCGCGAACTACGGAATCGAACTCTGGAAATATCTGTTTGTCCCGGGTAAATTAAACTCGCTGAACATCCAGATAGCGGTTGGAAACGTCAGTGAGAACACCCCCGTGGCCCTCTCGTTCATGTTTGATAAGAAGATCCAGATACCTCCCACCAGCTGCACCTACGACAGCACAGATTACATAAAAACCTGTCACTGGAGCAATTCAACCATATCCTCTACACTGCACAACGCGGGCTACAACTACACCCAGATCTCAAGCCGATACACAACAATAGTCGTGGATGCTGGAGGGAAAAACACGTACTACAACCCCCGCATACATGTAATCGGGAAAGATTCATATGTTAAAGCCGATTACGATGTTGGGCTCGTTCTGACACCGTACACCATAGACATAACCGAACCGATAAATCTTCCATACAGCGACTGGACCAGGGACGTAACCATCAACTTTAACGTTCCTCCAGGAGTTATCCCTCTGTGGGTAAGATTCCAGTTCCCATGGCTCTACTACACCAATTATGGGGAGCCTTCACAGGTGATAACAGTCGATAACAGCAAGATTCAAGCCACGGATATATATAGACATCCTCCCAACCCGTTCATATACGCTCTAGCTAGGGTGGGTTACACGGCTAACACCTTTGATTACCAGTACAAAAGCCTTCCAAACGCGATAGCAAATGGAGAGAACACCCTGCGCATCTCCCTGGGCAACGGTTACCAGCTGCAACCCAAAAACGGGGACGGTGCACTTACCTACATTATCCAGGCCTACGCCGGATACGGCAACGTCTTTCCGAAGTACATCCGCGATGGCTGTAAGGGGTACAACATCACCTACTACTGGCAGGGTGACTCGAATCCCCACCATATACTCGCCGGGGACGAACCGTACTGCGATGTGACTGCCCAAGACCTGCTGGACGGCAGAAGCACCTACGCGGTGGATGATGCTATAATACGCCTGTTCCACAACCTCGGAGGGACCGGGACCCAGACCCAGCCATTGCTTGTGGAGCTCCCATCAACGGTCACCATTGACTTCGCTTCGATGGGCAACATCCCAGGCCTCTTCCAGCCGATACAGATAACCCTCAGGGTATGGAGGGACCAGAGATGA